One genomic window of Aliiroseovarius sp. M344 includes the following:
- the xdhC gene encoding xanthine dehydrogenase accessory protein XdhC, producing MSLAAHQFDGFLSQNRRVIRVTLTRVRGSSPRNEGTEMFVTRDCLWGTIGGGQLEYIAIDRAREMLRDGVLNLDLDVPLGPEIGQCCGGRVELSLARMRRADKRDAVARAQDQADQLPHIYVMGAGHVGRALADLFQHMPVRCILIDTREDELSQCRADVETRLSAIPEVDIINAPAGSAFVVLTHDHALDFLLTLAALEKGDATYVGMIGSATKRAKFRNWVRLHGDDHSTEQLICPIGASGSRDKRPSVIAALVAAEVIADLTSETAAHTQQWDKGAPILGNQSDRKSNRARLARD from the coding sequence ATGAGCCTGGCCGCGCATCAATTTGACGGTTTCCTGTCTCAGAACAGGCGGGTGATCCGTGTCACCCTGACCCGTGTGCGTGGATCATCACCGCGCAACGAAGGCACCGAAATGTTTGTCACGCGTGATTGTCTGTGGGGCACCATTGGTGGCGGTCAGCTGGAATACATCGCCATCGACCGCGCGCGTGAAATGCTGCGCGACGGCGTTCTGAACCTTGATCTGGACGTGCCCCTTGGACCAGAGATCGGCCAATGCTGCGGCGGTCGGGTCGAGCTGTCATTGGCGCGGATGCGCAGGGCCGACAAGCGCGACGCTGTCGCGCGGGCGCAGGACCAGGCCGACCAATTGCCCCATATCTATGTCATGGGCGCGGGTCATGTGGGCCGTGCTTTGGCCGATCTGTTCCAGCACATGCCGGTGCGCTGCATCCTGATCGACACCCGCGAAGACGAGCTGAGCCAATGCCGTGCCGACGTGGAAACGCGGCTGAGCGCGATCCCGGAGGTGGATATCATCAACGCTCCGGCGGGCAGCGCCTTTGTCGTGCTGACCCATGATCACGCGCTGGATTTCCTGCTGACCCTCGCTGCTCTTGAAAAGGGTGACGCGACATATGTCGGCATGATTGGGTCTGCCACCAAGCGGGCCAAATTTCGCAATTGGGTCCGCCTGCATGGCGACGACCACAGCACCGAACAATTGATTTGCCCCATTGGGGCAAGCGGCAGCCGTGACAAACGGCCCAGCGTCATCGCGGCCTTGGTGGCAGCGGAAGTGATTGCTGATTTGACCTCTGAAACTGCCGCACACACCCAGCAATGGGACAAGGGAGCGCCCATCCTGGGCAATCAATCAGACCGAAAGAGCAACCGCGCCAGACTGGCCCGGGACTAA
- a CDS encoding xanthine/uracil/vitamin C permease, with product MDGGTYNYKLFARSDFSAFWALFTDNLINLIVLAGVCQFVFNMPAAIVFGRILPGAAVAIMAGVAVYTWLAKRAAQKHGRDVTALPYGISTPVMFVYLFGVIGPIYWSTNDAMLAWQVGIGAGFMGGIVAGLGAIVGPWLKRVTPRAGMLGTLCGIALVFIGTVPLATVFEDPFIGFASMIIILWGLVGRFRLPFNIPAGLLALIVGTVVALGMGKATISFEGVGFYPPLPYIGDLIAGIQHLIANPELFLVLVPVQIYNFIETMNNVESAEAAGDHYPVATCQVTDGVGTMIGAVFGSPFPTTAYIGHPAYKRMGAHTGYIIAVGLVIPFAAFFGLLAFLNNLIPVAAAAPVLVFVALSLITNTAHSVKTEHMAAVTIAMMPHVSSFLVTKWGSLMGALGATGVEGLPRLGDEALTAALLQQGAHFEGHLALSQGAILTGLIWGAIVASVIDGRFRNAGGFALAACGMSLVGIVHSASLHWPSLSGVSMGYLIAAAFLFIYPHFHKEGELVNENLPTEEPQITPGE from the coding sequence ATGGACGGTGGAACTTACAACTACAAGCTTTTTGCGCGCAGTGACTTCAGCGCGTTCTGGGCACTGTTTACTGATAACCTGATCAATTTGATCGTGCTGGCAGGTGTCTGTCAGTTCGTCTTCAACATGCCGGCCGCGATTGTCTTTGGTCGCATCCTGCCGGGCGCGGCCGTTGCCATCATGGCCGGTGTTGCCGTCTATACATGGCTGGCCAAGCGCGCCGCGCAAAAGCACGGGCGCGACGTGACCGCCCTGCCATACGGCATCTCGACACCCGTGATGTTTGTCTATCTGTTCGGCGTGATTGGCCCGATTTACTGGTCCACCAATGATGCGATGCTTGCATGGCAAGTGGGTATTGGTGCGGGCTTTATGGGCGGGATCGTTGCGGGCCTTGGGGCGATCGTCGGCCCGTGGCTGAAACGCGTCACGCCGCGCGCAGGTATGCTGGGCACCCTGTGCGGCATCGCGCTGGTGTTCATCGGCACCGTGCCACTGGCCACAGTGTTCGAGGACCCGTTCATCGGATTTGCCTCGATGATCATCATCCTGTGGGGTCTGGTCGGACGTTTCCGCCTTCCCTTCAACATTCCTGCCGGTCTTCTGGCCCTGATCGTCGGCACCGTGGTCGCGCTGGGCATGGGCAAGGCGACGATCAGCTTCGAAGGCGTCGGGTTCTATCCGCCTTTGCCCTATATCGGAGACCTGATTGCAGGAATTCAACACCTGATCGCCAACCCAGAGCTGTTCCTGGTTTTGGTTCCGGTACAGATCTATAACTTCATCGAAACCATGAACAATGTCGAAAGCGCCGAAGCAGCGGGCGACCATTATCCGGTGGCCACCTGTCAGGTGACGGACGGTGTCGGCACGATGATCGGCGCGGTCTTTGGTTCGCCTTTCCCCACCACCGCCTATATCGGCCATCCGGCATATAAACGAATGGGCGCGCATACTGGTTATATCATTGCCGTTGGGTTGGTTATTCCCTTCGCCGCATTCTTCGGATTGCTGGCTTTCCTGAACAACCTGATCCCCGTGGCCGCCGCCGCGCCGGTTCTGGTGTTCGTGGCGCTGAGCCTGATTACCAACACGGCACATTCGGTGAAGACCGAGCATATGGCCGCTGTGACCATCGCGATGATGCCGCATGTGTCATCCTTCCTTGTGACCAAATGGGGTTCGCTGATGGGGGCACTTGGTGCAACGGGGGTTGAAGGACTTCCGCGACTGGGGGACGAAGCCCTGACCGCTGCGTTGCTGCAACAAGGGGCGCATTTCGAAGGCCACCTTGCGCTTAGCCAAGGTGCCATCCTGACCGGCCTGATCTGGGGTGCCATTGTGGCCAGCGTGATCGACGGACGGTTCCGCAACGCGGGTGGGTTTGCCCTTGCGGCTTGTGGCATGTCGTTGGTCGGCATCGTTCATTCGGCCAGCCTGCATTGGCCCAGCCTCAGCGGGGTCAGCATGGGTTATCTAATCGCGGCGGCCTTCCTGTTCATCTATCCGCACTTCCACAAAGAAGGCGAATTGGTGAACGAGAATCTGCCGACGGAAGAACCACAAATCACACCGGGCGAATAA
- the guaD gene encoding guanine deaminase gives MTSPQTLLRGRTLNFTAEPNGPDDTQAYEYCEDGAILIQDGLIVASGDYVSVSAQATDAVVIDHRPHLLMAGFIDTHIHFPQVQVIASWGAQLLDWLNTYTFPAETQYADPAHSATMAGKFFDQITAHGTTTAVAYCSVHKTSADAFFTEAARRNMRMIGGKVMMDRNAPDGLRDTPQSSYDDTKALIETWHGKGRATYAITPRFAITSTPAQMEMAQALVQQHSDCYVQTHLSENHDEIAYTAELYPNARDYLDVYQSYGLLGPKMLLGHSIHLKPREIDALVETGAHPVFCPTSNLFLGSGLFDDAGLRGRGVTNAIATDVGAGTSYSMLQTLNEGYKVLQLQGQSLHPLRAFHWITRGNALALGLENKIGTLAPGSEADIVVLNAAATHAMALRLERATTLSEELFILMMMGDDRAVDCVYLGGKASENT, from the coding sequence ATGACATCGCCGCAAACCCTTCTGCGTGGCCGCACGCTCAACTTCACCGCCGAACCGAACGGCCCTGACGACACCCAGGCCTATGAGTATTGCGAGGATGGCGCGATCCTGATTCAGGACGGGTTGATTGTCGCTTCGGGCGACTATGTCTCGGTCAGCGCGCAGGCGACCGATGCTGTGGTCATCGACCACCGTCCCCATCTGTTGATGGCCGGTTTCATCGACACGCATATCCATTTTCCGCAGGTGCAGGTCATCGCGTCCTGGGGCGCTCAGCTGCTGGACTGGCTGAACACCTATACTTTCCCCGCCGAGACCCAATATGCCGACCCGGCGCACAGCGCCACGATGGCAGGTAAGTTTTTTGACCAGATCACGGCGCATGGCACCACAACGGCGGTCGCATATTGCTCCGTTCACAAAACCTCGGCCGATGCATTTTTTACCGAGGCCGCGCGTCGCAACATGCGGATGATCGGTGGCAAGGTAATGATGGACCGCAACGCCCCCGACGGTCTGCGCGACACGCCGCAATCCAGCTATGACGATACCAAGGCCTTAATAGAGACTTGGCACGGCAAGGGTCGCGCTACTTACGCGATCACACCACGCTTCGCGATCACGTCAACACCCGCGCAAATGGAGATGGCTCAAGCCTTGGTGCAACAGCATTCCGATTGCTATGTGCAAACGCATCTGTCTGAAAATCACGACGAGATCGCCTATACCGCCGAGCTCTACCCCAATGCCCGCGACTATTTGGATGTCTATCAATCCTACGGTCTGCTTGGCCCGAAGATGCTGCTGGGTCATTCCATCCACCTGAAACCCCGCGAAATCGACGCGCTGGTCGAGACCGGGGCGCATCCCGTTTTTTGCCCAACCTCAAACCTGTTTCTGGGTAGCGGACTGTTTGATGATGCGGGTCTTCGCGGGCGTGGTGTCACCAACGCAATCGCGACCGATGTTGGGGCGGGCACCAGCTATTCGATGCTGCAAACGCTGAACGAAGGTTACAAGGTGCTGCAATTGCAGGGCCAATCCTTACACCCGCTGCGTGCCTTCCACTGGATCACGCGGGGCAATGCGCTGGCGCTTGGATTAGAGAACAAAATCGGCACGCTAGCCCCCGGAAGCGAAGCCGACATCGTGGTCCTGAACGCTGCCGCCACCCACGCTATGGCCCTGCGCTTGGAGCGCGCCACAACTCTGTCAGAAGAACTTTTTATTCTGATGATGATGGGCGACGACCGGGCAGTAGATTGTGTCTATTTAGGCGGAAAAGCGTCCGAAAATACGTAA
- a CDS encoding LacI family DNA-binding transcriptional regulator, producing the protein MTETPPARNRRPLTLRDVSEASGVSEMTVSRVLRNRGDVSQATRERVLEAAKELGYVPNKIAGALASQRVNLVAVIIPSLSNMVFPEVLTGINEVLDETPLQPVVGVTNYNPEREQKVLYEMLSWRPSGVIIAGLEHSDAAKAMLKAAGIPVVEIMDTDGQAIDACVGISHRRAGRKMAQAIMKAGYKNIGFLGTKMPLDHRARKRFEGFTEALAKEGIEIADREFYEGGSALAKGREMTEAMLKRTPEIDFLYYSNDMIGAGGLLYCLDQGISVPGQVGLAGFNGVELLDGLPRQLATMDACRLEIGRAAARIVADRSTEAGDTGGGERIELTPKIQPGDTLRRR; encoded by the coding sequence GTGACCGAAACACCCCCTGCCCGAAATCGCCGCCCCCTCACCCTCCGAGACGTCTCAGAAGCATCTGGCGTCAGTGAAATGACGGTCAGCCGCGTGTTGCGAAACAGGGGTGATGTAAGCCAGGCCACCCGTGAACGGGTCTTGGAGGCCGCAAAGGAACTTGGCTATGTGCCCAACAAGATCGCCGGTGCGCTGGCGTCGCAACGCGTAAATCTTGTGGCGGTCATTATTCCATCGCTCAGCAACATGGTGTTTCCAGAGGTGTTGACCGGAATCAACGAGGTGCTAGACGAAACGCCCTTGCAGCCGGTTGTGGGCGTGACCAATTACAATCCCGAACGCGAACAGAAAGTGCTCTATGAGATGCTGTCGTGGCGTCCCTCCGGTGTGATTATTGCCGGGTTAGAGCATTCGGACGCCGCAAAAGCGATGCTCAAGGCCGCGGGAATTCCAGTGGTCGAGATTATGGATACAGACGGCCAGGCCATCGACGCTTGCGTAGGTATCTCGCACCGGCGCGCGGGCCGAAAAATGGCCCAAGCGATCATGAAAGCGGGCTATAAGAATATCGGTTTCCTCGGCACCAAAATGCCGCTGGATCATCGTGCCCGCAAACGCTTTGAAGGCTTTACAGAAGCTTTGGCGAAAGAAGGGATCGAAATCGCAGATCGCGAGTTTTACGAAGGCGGATCAGCGCTGGCAAAAGGGCGCGAGATGACCGAAGCCATGCTGAAACGCACGCCCGAGATCGATTTTCTGTATTATTCCAACGACATGATCGGAGCTGGTGGCCTTCTTTATTGCCTTGATCAAGGGATCAGCGTGCCCGGACAGGTCGGATTGGCAGGTTTTAATGGTGTCGAGCTTCTGGACGGATTGCCCCGACAACTTGCCACGATGGATGCCTGCCGTTTGGAAATCGGCCGTGCGGCCGCGCGCATCGTCGCTGATCGCAGCACAGAAGCTGGTGACACCGGCGGTGGCGAGCGCATCGAACTGACCCCCAAAATCCAACCCGGCGACACCTTAAGACGGCGCTAA
- a CDS encoding inositol monophosphatase family protein, with protein MPATDDLALLKDAALEAGKIAARYFHGSANRWDKPGGQGPVTEADLAVDKMLREELTAARADYGWLSEETEDGPDRLHAEQVFIVDPIDGTRSFIEGSTTWAHSLAIARDGRVEAAVVYLPMRNKLYAASLGKGASLNDVPLSVSEQQEMVGATVLAAKPNFDPSRWINADVPPITRKFRSSLAYRMSLVGEGRFDAMMTLHPTWEWDVAAGSLIVEEAGGAVSDRTNKPALFNNPVPKLSGMIAGGGFIHSALIARLA; from the coding sequence TTGCCGGCGACTGATGACCTTGCCCTGTTGAAAGACGCGGCCCTAGAAGCCGGGAAGATCGCCGCGCGCTATTTCCACGGCTCGGCAAACCGGTGGGACAAACCCGGCGGCCAAGGTCCTGTGACCGAAGCAGATTTGGCCGTGGATAAGATGCTGCGCGAAGAACTGACTGCCGCGCGGGCAGACTATGGCTGGCTGTCAGAAGAAACAGAAGACGGTCCGGATCGTCTGCACGCCGAACAGGTATTCATCGTCGATCCGATTGACGGAACGCGGTCGTTTATCGAAGGCTCGACAACTTGGGCTCATTCGCTTGCGATCGCACGAGATGGGCGGGTTGAAGCCGCGGTGGTCTATTTGCCGATGCGCAACAAGCTCTATGCCGCCTCACTTGGCAAAGGGGCAAGCTTGAATGATGTCCCCCTCAGCGTCAGCGAGCAACAGGAAATGGTCGGCGCAACCGTGTTGGCAGCAAAACCCAATTTTGATCCGTCGCGTTGGATCAACGCAGACGTGCCGCCGATCACCCGGAAATTCCGATCGTCGCTTGCCTATCGGATGTCGCTTGTGGGTGAAGGAAGGTTTGACGCGATGATGACATTGCACCCAACATGGGAATGGGACGTCGCAGCTGGCAGCCTGATCGTTGAAGAAGCAGGCGGGGCCGTGAGCGATCGGACCAACAAGCCCGCCCTTTTCAACAATCCCGTGCCCAAACTTTCAGGGATGATAGCGGGGGGCGGCTTTATTCACAGCGCCTTGATTGCCCGGCTGGCATGA
- a CDS encoding TldD/PmbA family protein: MTNALDSLTQQLLEAARKAGADGADALAIDGTSISIDVLGGRLEHAERSEGVDIGLRVLIGHRQACVSASDTSAHTIQTMAERAVAMAKEAPEDPNIAQATADAFAREWDLSELELQDPSAEPNPADLERDAAEAEAAALAVSGVTQVSSSSAGYGRHQFHLATSNGFSGGYGRTHHATSVVAITGAGATMERDYAGEMRSFQADLPSAAEIGTKAGQRTVERAGARKPPTGAFPVLYDERISSSLIGHLLSAVNGAAIARGSSWLRDALGEQVLPNGIDLIEDPHRPRISGSRPFDGEGLATLPRKIIDNGMLTGWTLDIATANKLGMTSTASASRGTSSPPSPSISNVTLTQGSSTRDDLIAQLGTGLIVTSMIGSTINPTTGDYSRGASGFWVENGQIAYPVNECTIAGNLRDMLGRIIPANDAEPHLSRMVPSLLIEGMTIAGD; encoded by the coding sequence ATGACAAATGCGCTAGACAGTCTGACACAGCAATTGCTCGAGGCTGCCCGGAAGGCCGGCGCTGATGGGGCAGACGCCTTGGCCATAGATGGCACATCGATTTCGATCGACGTACTTGGCGGTAGGCTTGAGCATGCTGAACGATCAGAAGGCGTCGATATCGGCTTGCGCGTGTTGATTGGACATCGGCAGGCCTGCGTTTCTGCGTCAGATACATCCGCACACACCATCCAAACGATGGCAGAACGCGCCGTCGCCATGGCGAAAGAAGCCCCCGAAGACCCTAATATCGCCCAAGCGACAGCCGATGCATTTGCCCGCGAATGGGATTTGTCCGAACTAGAGCTTCAGGATCCTTCGGCCGAACCCAACCCTGCTGATCTGGAACGCGATGCCGCAGAGGCCGAAGCTGCCGCGCTGGCCGTCTCCGGCGTAACGCAAGTCTCAAGCAGTTCGGCAGGCTATGGACGGCACCAGTTCCACCTCGCCACCAGCAATGGGTTTTCCGGCGGGTATGGGCGCACGCACCACGCCACGTCGGTCGTCGCGATCACCGGCGCAGGGGCCACGATGGAGCGTGACTATGCCGGCGAGATGCGCAGCTTTCAGGCTGACCTACCGTCCGCCGCCGAGATTGGCACGAAAGCAGGCCAGCGCACGGTCGAACGTGCTGGGGCGCGCAAACCGCCGACCGGCGCTTTTCCTGTGCTGTATGACGAACGCATTTCTTCATCGCTGATTGGTCACTTGCTGTCCGCTGTCAATGGCGCCGCGATTGCCCGCGGTTCATCATGGTTGCGCGACGCGTTGGGAGAGCAGGTTCTACCCAACGGCATCGATTTGATCGAGGACCCACATCGGCCGCGCATTTCCGGCTCACGCCCATTTGACGGTGAAGGGTTGGCCACTCTGCCTCGAAAGATCATCGACAACGGCATGCTGACAGGTTGGACGCTGGACATCGCGACCGCCAACAAGCTGGGTATGACCAGCACCGCCAGCGCGTCTCGCGGCACGTCGTCGCCACCGTCGCCCTCGATCTCAAATGTGACACTAACTCAAGGCAGTTCGACCCGTGACGATTTGATTGCGCAGTTGGGGACAGGGTTGATCGTCACCTCGATGATCGGCTCGACCATCAATCCTACGACCGGGGATTATTCACGCGGCGCGTCGGGGTTTTGGGTCGAGAACGGGCAGATTGCCTATCCCGTCAACGAATGCACCATTGCGGGCAACTTACGCGACATGCTGGGTCGGATCATCCCAGCCAATGACGCTGAACCGCACCTAAGCCGGATGGTTCCCAGCTTGCTGATTGAGGGTATGACCATTGCCGGCGACTGA
- a CDS encoding SDR family oxidoreductase: MTDMTGKTVLITGASRGIGEAAAHIFAQAGANVVLTARGRSQIDAIAASIGARALAVPGDVSKWTDVKVVVDAAVKKFGTVDVLINNAGVIEPIGPLIDSNPDEWGHVIDVNLKGVYYGMRAVMPIMAAQGGGTVLTISSGAAHNALEGWAHYCASKAGVHMMTKALHKEGAGRGIRAIGLSPGTVATQMQREIKTSGINAVAQLAWRDHVPPEWPARALLWMCSDDANEFLGEEISLRDEAIRDRAKVRG; this comes from the coding sequence ATGACAGACATGACTGGAAAAACCGTGCTGATCACCGGTGCAAGCCGCGGGATAGGCGAGGCTGCCGCGCATATTTTTGCCCAAGCGGGCGCCAATGTTGTGCTGACGGCGCGCGGAAGATCGCAGATCGACGCGATCGCCGCATCCATAGGCGCGCGCGCGCTGGCGGTGCCGGGTGATGTGTCGAAATGGACCGACGTGAAAGTGGTCGTTGATGCGGCCGTTAAGAAATTCGGTACTGTCGATGTTCTGATCAACAACGCGGGTGTGATTGAGCCAATTGGGCCATTAATTGACTCTAATCCAGACGAATGGGGTCATGTAATAGATGTAAATCTGAAGGGCGTGTATTACGGCATGCGGGCCGTCATGCCGATTATGGCCGCGCAAGGTGGTGGGACAGTTCTGACGATCAGTTCAGGCGCGGCGCATAACGCTTTGGAAGGCTGGGCCCATTACTGCGCATCTAAGGCCGGCGTTCACATGATGACCAAGGCGCTTCACAAAGAAGGTGCTGGCCGCGGTATCCGCGCAATAGGGCTTTCACCCGGCACTGTTGCCACCCAGATGCAACGTGAGATCAAGACCTCGGGCATCAACGCCGTGGCACAGCTGGCATGGCGAGATCATGTCCCACCGGAATGGCCCGCCCGCGCGCTTCTTTGGATGTGCAGCGATGACGCAAACGAATTTCTGGGGGAAGAGATATCGCTTAGGGACGAAGCCATTCGTGATCGCGCGAAGGTGCGCGGATGA
- a CDS encoding enoyl-CoA hydratase/isomerase family protein — MIDLQKDNGVWIVTLNRPEKANSLTKAMLEDLAQIAMSAAGDARVLIFTGKGNVFSAGADLDEARAGLAVDDVWERLSNAVSAAPCLTIAALNGTLAGGAFGMALACDIRIAVPEAKFFYPVMKLGFLPQPSDPRRMAGLIGPARTKMILMSGQRILSDEALRWGLVDRLVARDALVETALELADDARSQSAEHVAEMKQMISETRSISA; from the coding sequence ATGATTGATCTGCAAAAGGACAATGGGGTCTGGATTGTGACCCTAAATAGGCCCGAGAAGGCTAATTCCTTAACCAAGGCGATGTTGGAGGACCTGGCGCAGATCGCCATGAGCGCAGCAGGCGATGCACGTGTGCTTATTTTCACCGGCAAAGGCAATGTGTTTTCTGCAGGGGCCGATTTGGACGAAGCGCGCGCTGGACTTGCCGTCGACGATGTATGGGAACGCTTGTCAAACGCAGTTTCCGCCGCGCCGTGTCTGACGATTGCAGCATTGAACGGCACGTTGGCAGGTGGCGCTTTTGGCATGGCCTTGGCCTGCGACATTCGCATTGCTGTACCCGAGGCGAAATTTTTCTATCCCGTGATGAAGCTGGGGTTCCTGCCACAGCCATCTGATCCGCGCCGAATGGCGGGTCTGATCGGACCAGCGCGCACCAAGATGATTTTGATGTCCGGACAGAGAATATTGTCGGACGAAGCCCTTCGGTGGGGCCTTGTCGACCGGTTGGTAGCTCGGGACGCCTTAGTTGAAACGGCGTTGGAGCTTGCCGATGATGCCAGATCACAAAGCGCCGAACATGTCGCCGAAATGAAGCAGATGATCTCAGAAACACGCTCTATTTCTGCCTGA
- a CDS encoding mechanosensitive ion channel family protein — protein sequence MNVETRPEILDQAIEYFNQAREIAEGWLLSPAAWSQLGLLVAAYLLARLADRKLKPFFERLLTPAGKKKSLLSKLRLFVLMFLPLILPLLAWAFTGIGEQVTRSLFGSGAVIAFGKRIFLFLAVRAFARKILKDPFLKLLGRYVLIPIAALYTIGLLDAVITKLDETIVPLGNMSFSILFAIKFAVLGGVIFWLGRWSHEQTTQVIKQQKEMPPATRELAAKAAEIGIFGVAFLVLMNIMGINLTSLAVLGGAIGVGLGFGLQQIAANFISGVILLLEGQATVGDYVELDGGEAGTIVRMTARAAILETYDGRWIVVPNEHFITTRVINYSDAGSAKRYEAPFSVSYNSDIEAIPAIIEDAVAELDFILTDTEEHKPDCELRAFGDSGVDFAVEFWVNGIDDGRNKFTPRVMMQVWKTLKANNIEIPYPHRVVEMKTADQEAV from the coding sequence ATGAACGTGGAGACCCGACCGGAAATTCTGGATCAAGCGATCGAGTATTTTAATCAAGCAAGAGAGATCGCTGAAGGTTGGCTTCTTTCGCCTGCCGCGTGGTCGCAGCTTGGTCTATTGGTCGCAGCTTACCTTTTGGCGCGGCTAGCAGATCGAAAGCTGAAACCGTTTTTTGAGCGCCTGTTGACGCCTGCTGGCAAAAAGAAATCGCTCTTATCGAAACTGCGCCTGTTCGTGCTGATGTTCCTACCGCTGATCCTGCCACTATTGGCGTGGGCATTCACAGGTATAGGCGAACAGGTCACCCGATCCCTCTTCGGTTCCGGCGCAGTCATCGCATTCGGCAAACGGATTTTCCTATTTCTGGCCGTTCGTGCCTTTGCACGCAAAATTCTGAAGGATCCTTTCCTGAAACTGTTGGGCAGATATGTCCTGATTCCCATTGCTGCCCTTTACACAATAGGGTTGCTGGATGCGGTCATCACCAAGCTTGACGAAACTATCGTGCCGCTTGGAAACATGAGCTTTTCGATCCTGTTTGCGATCAAGTTTGCGGTGTTGGGAGGAGTTATCTTCTGGCTGGGTCGTTGGTCACACGAACAGACAACGCAAGTGATTAAGCAGCAGAAGGAAATGCCACCGGCGACTCGCGAGCTTGCGGCCAAGGCGGCCGAGATCGGGATTTTCGGTGTCGCGTTCCTTGTGCTGATGAACATTATGGGCATCAATCTGACTTCGCTTGCGGTTCTCGGCGGCGCGATTGGTGTGGGTCTTGGGTTCGGCTTGCAGCAGATCGCCGCGAACTTCATATCGGGTGTGATCCTTCTTCTTGAAGGGCAAGCGACGGTTGGCGACTACGTTGAACTGGATGGGGGCGAAGCAGGGACAATTGTCAGAATGACTGCCCGCGCCGCCATATTAGAGACTTATGACGGTCGCTGGATCGTCGTTCCGAATGAGCATTTTATTACGACACGCGTGATCAATTACTCGGACGCGGGCAGTGCTAAACGGTATGAAGCGCCGTTTTCCGTAAGCTACAACTCTGACATTGAAGCTATCCCGGCGATTATCGAAGACGCGGTGGCAGAACTGGATTTCATCCTGACCGATACAGAAGAGCACAAACCAGATTGCGAGTTGCGTGCTTTTGGCGATAGCGGTGTCGATTTCGCCGTGGAGTTTTGGGTGAATGGCATCGATGACGGGCGCAACAAGTTCACGCCTCGCGTGATGATGCAGGTCTGGAAAACGCTCAAGGCTAACAATATCGAAATTCCATATCCGCATCGTGTGGTCGAGATGAAGACCGCCGATCAGGAAGCCGTGTGA